From a region of the Corallococcus coralloides DSM 2259 genome:
- a CDS encoding S26 family signal peptidase, giving the protein MLAAMGVGAGLLVAGAALTAWARRRWLVVTVRGNSMAPTLRDGQQLLARRRVGDGGYARSDVIVFLLPAERLAVMNSEDSPYLIKRVAAVAGEPVPDWAWAKLGADSRTRVPSGKVVVSGDNAENTQDSRQLGYIDAEAIIGVVRVPSS; this is encoded by the coding sequence ATGCTCGCGGCGATGGGCGTGGGCGCGGGGCTCCTGGTGGCGGGCGCCGCGCTCACGGCCTGGGCGCGCCGCCGCTGGCTCGTCGTCACGGTGCGCGGCAACAGCATGGCGCCCACGCTGCGCGACGGGCAGCAGCTCCTCGCGAGGCGCCGTGTCGGAGACGGCGGCTACGCGCGCTCGGACGTCATCGTCTTCCTGCTGCCCGCCGAGCGGCTCGCGGTGATGAACTCGGAGGACTCGCCCTATCTCATCAAGCGGGTGGCCGCCGTCGCGGGAGAGCCGGTGCCGGACTGGGCGTGGGCGAAGCTCGGCGCCGACTCCCGGACGCGCGTTCCATCCGGGAAGGTGGTGGTGTCGGGAGACAACGCCGAGAACACCCAGGACTCGCGGCAGCTGGGCTACATCGACGCGGAGGCCATCATCGGCGTCGTGCGGGTCCCGAGCTCCTGA
- a CDS encoding non-ribosomal peptide synthetase, protein MAVASRARSLTHAALNVHANRLAHALIARGAGPDVLVGVCLPRSVELVSSVLGVLKAGAAWLPLDPASPPERLRYMAASAGARFVIGTGPAMERLAADGIQVLAPEALALQAFPDVNPGVTVQPDHLAYVIHTSGSTGLPKGVMISHRALSAFTGYHLGTFGLSPADRIGVVASPGFDAFVMTLLPSLAAGARLELPPDEETRLSPQRLQDWLLARDITCVFLPTPLAERVLPLSWPESCALRLILTGGDRLHLHPRPGLPFQLVNGYGPAECTIYSTSGVVPPGDASTGDRLPSIGRPIGGVEVHVLGPELRPVAEGETGELFIGGPGLARGYVGTPDLTADRFIPDPFSRFGGERLYRTGDLGRRLPDGSLEFHGRSDRQVKVRGIRIEPAEITAALLTHPHVGAAHVLARSTESHDVFFVAWFAPKDARAVPGTEQLREHLRAWLPEAMLPRTFVVVDALPLGPTGKVDVQALPMPDAHATRSSAYVAPRTELEHGLVQVWQEELRLERIGIEDDFFELGGHSLLATRIAARVAEVLGLPLSLTELFAHRRISQLANVLEPRRSVPAKDALPPVVRVADPERAPLSVQQEQVWFLQKLSPGSISYQAQTTLRVLGGLDLAVLERALTEITRRHELLRTTYEEVDGRPWQRVLPVTPVQVPLIDLSDLPPVEREHRREEALRQELRRPLSLFEPPLVRWTVVRLAPDDHELVLVEHHVVHDGVSFSVLMRELDALYNAYLRGESSPLPELPVQYRDFAAWQREALDGPAMKAQLDFWRKRLAGAPEVLPLRTDHPRPRVQTFNGDLLRLELPPALPGALRAFCQQEGVTLFNTLFAAFATLLHRYTGEQDLCIGSAFAARAGVRNIENVIGMFVNAVVLRCDVSGAPSFRELVHQVRDLTVAAAEHQTYPFLKLIEALGVKRDPSRNPLVQAMFSFHDSAVRSPRLGDASCTIFERGNGSSKVDLDVVAIPHAGRHLGDRERGDARISLIWEYNRDLFDRSTMERMAAHFLRLMEAAVASPGTPVSRLPMLSDAERRVLVANGSAMPVSAEPPVHQQVLAQALRTPDAVAVRYEAGTLTYAELVRRATLLAEHLHSRGADAESVVGVCAPRGAEFVTAELGVMLSGAAFLPLDPEHPAERIALILGDAGVRQVVTTGPLAERLPSTVERVRIEPFHGPGTPQGRLPTEVRPEQRAYVMYTSGSTGVPKGVVVEHGALAHLVGWHRRAFGLEPNSRTTLLYSPAFDPSVAELWPALTAGATLHVPGQDVRLSPERLQSWLLSERITFTDLPTALAERLLALPWPASCELRTVLAGGDRLHARPVPGLPWRLFNQYGPTETTVTATSGEVLPAGPIETLPAIGQPIDGTTAHVLDAELQPVPSGVAGELYIGGAGVARGYLNRPDLTAASFVPDPYAAHPGARMYRTGDRVLCRADGTLEFLGRMDAQLKIRGFRVEPAEVAVRLRTHPGLAAAHVRAWSPPGGAPQLVGYLVPLAGQPLPTPARLREHLSRELPAYMIPSAYVELKALPLTHGGKVDERALPEPTPGTQAPRVPLANEHERRIAGIWCETLRLEHVGAEDNFFDLGGHSLLLAQVQYLLKHRMGHDVPMVTLFEFPTVRVLASHLQGRDDGGEAEAAQAQRQEQRRSGRARLLGRQGRLSSDRSREEVE, encoded by the coding sequence ATCGCCGTTGCCTCCCGAGCCCGCTCTCTCACCCACGCCGCGCTGAATGTGCATGCGAACCGGTTGGCCCATGCGCTGATCGCTCGGGGCGCCGGCCCGGACGTCCTCGTCGGCGTCTGTCTTCCGCGAAGCGTGGAGCTGGTCTCATCCGTCCTGGGTGTTCTCAAGGCCGGAGCGGCCTGGCTTCCCCTGGACCCGGCCTCCCCTCCCGAACGCCTGCGATACATGGCTGCTTCGGCGGGGGCCCGGTTTGTCATCGGCACGGGGCCTGCCATGGAGCGGCTCGCGGCGGACGGCATCCAGGTCCTGGCTCCAGAGGCCCTGGCGCTTCAGGCGTTCCCGGACGTGAACCCGGGCGTCACCGTGCAGCCGGATCACCTCGCGTATGTGATCCACACCTCGGGCTCCACCGGGCTGCCCAAGGGCGTGATGATCAGCCACCGGGCCCTGTCCGCCTTCACCGGGTACCACCTCGGCACGTTCGGCCTGTCGCCCGCGGATCGCATTGGCGTGGTGGCCTCGCCCGGCTTCGATGCCTTCGTCATGACGCTCCTGCCGTCGCTGGCCGCGGGGGCTCGACTGGAGCTGCCGCCTGATGAGGAGACCCGCCTGTCGCCCCAGCGGCTGCAGGACTGGCTCCTGGCCCGGGACATCACCTGCGTCTTCCTGCCCACGCCGCTGGCCGAACGCGTCCTCCCGCTGTCCTGGCCTGAGTCCTGTGCCCTGCGCCTGATCCTCACCGGCGGTGACCGGCTGCACCTGCACCCCAGGCCCGGGCTGCCGTTCCAGCTCGTGAACGGCTACGGCCCCGCCGAGTGCACCATCTACAGCACGTCCGGGGTCGTCCCTCCTGGTGATGCCTCGACCGGGGACCGGCTGCCGTCCATCGGCCGTCCCATTGGCGGCGTGGAGGTGCACGTCCTCGGTCCGGAGCTGCGGCCCGTGGCGGAGGGCGAGACCGGGGAGCTGTTCATTGGCGGCCCCGGATTGGCTCGCGGTTACGTGGGCACGCCGGACCTGACCGCGGATCGATTCATTCCGGATCCCTTCTCCCGGTTCGGCGGCGAACGGCTGTACCGCACGGGAGACCTGGGCCGCCGGTTGCCGGATGGCTCGCTGGAGTTCCATGGCCGTTCTGACCGGCAGGTGAAGGTCCGCGGCATCCGCATCGAGCCCGCGGAGATCACCGCCGCGCTGCTGACCCATCCGCACGTCGGGGCCGCGCACGTCCTGGCTCGCAGCACCGAGAGCCACGACGTCTTCTTCGTGGCGTGGTTCGCGCCGAAGGACGCACGCGCCGTTCCCGGGACGGAGCAGCTCCGCGAGCACCTCCGCGCCTGGCTCCCCGAGGCCATGCTCCCCCGGACCTTTGTCGTCGTGGACGCCCTGCCCCTGGGCCCCACCGGCAAGGTCGACGTCCAGGCGCTGCCCATGCCCGATGCCCACGCGACCCGGAGCAGCGCCTATGTCGCGCCTCGCACGGAGCTGGAGCATGGACTCGTCCAGGTGTGGCAGGAGGAGCTGCGCCTGGAGCGGATCGGCATCGAGGACGACTTCTTCGAACTGGGCGGCCACTCGCTGCTGGCCACGCGGATCGCCGCTCGGGTCGCGGAGGTGCTGGGGCTCCCGTTGTCTCTGACGGAGCTCTTCGCGCACCGTCGCATCTCCCAGCTGGCGAACGTGCTGGAGCCGCGTCGGTCCGTTCCCGCGAAGGACGCGTTGCCGCCCGTGGTCCGCGTCGCCGACCCCGAACGGGCACCGCTGTCCGTGCAACAGGAGCAGGTCTGGTTCCTCCAGAAGCTGTCCCCCGGCAGCATCTCCTACCAGGCGCAGACGACCCTTCGCGTGCTGGGCGGGCTGGACCTGGCGGTGCTCGAACGCGCGCTGACGGAGATCACCCGCCGCCATGAACTGCTGCGGACGACCTACGAGGAAGTCGACGGCCGGCCGTGGCAGCGCGTCCTTCCCGTGACACCGGTGCAGGTCCCGTTGATCGACCTGTCCGATTTGCCCCCGGTCGAGCGTGAACACCGGCGTGAAGAGGCGCTCCGCCAGGAGCTGCGGCGGCCCCTGTCGCTCTTCGAACCGCCGCTCGTGCGCTGGACCGTCGTCCGCCTGGCTCCGGACGATCACGAACTGGTCCTCGTGGAGCACCACGTCGTCCACGACGGCGTGTCGTTCTCCGTGCTGATGCGGGAGCTGGACGCGCTCTACAACGCGTATCTGCGCGGTGAGTCCTCGCCGCTGCCGGAGCTCCCGGTGCAGTACCGCGACTTCGCGGCGTGGCAGCGCGAGGCGCTCGACGGTCCGGCCATGAAGGCCCAGCTCGACTTCTGGCGGAAGCGGCTGGCCGGTGCTCCAGAGGTGCTGCCGCTGCGCACCGACCATCCGCGCCCGCGTGTGCAGACCTTCAACGGCGACCTGCTCCGGTTGGAGCTGCCGCCCGCCCTGCCCGGCGCCCTGCGCGCGTTCTGTCAGCAGGAGGGCGTGACCCTCTTCAACACCCTCTTCGCCGCCTTCGCCACGCTGCTGCATCGCTACACCGGCGAGCAGGACCTGTGCATCGGTTCGGCGTTCGCGGCCCGGGCCGGTGTCCGGAACATCGAGAATGTCATCGGGATGTTCGTCAACGCAGTGGTCCTCCGGTGTGACGTCTCCGGCGCGCCGTCGTTCCGCGAGCTGGTCCATCAGGTGCGGGACCTCACCGTGGCGGCGGCCGAGCATCAGACGTATCCGTTCCTCAAGCTGATCGAAGCCCTGGGCGTGAAGCGAGACCCCAGCCGCAATCCGCTCGTGCAGGCCATGTTCAGCTTCCATGACTCGGCCGTGCGGAGCCCTCGGCTGGGGGATGCCTCGTGCACCATCTTCGAGCGCGGCAACGGGTCGTCGAAGGTGGACCTGGATGTCGTCGCGATTCCGCACGCGGGCCGGCACCTGGGCGACCGCGAGCGTGGTGACGCGCGCATCTCGCTCATCTGGGAGTACAACCGGGACCTGTTCGACCGCTCGACGATGGAGCGGATGGCCGCGCACTTCCTGCGCCTGATGGAGGCCGCGGTGGCCAGTCCTGGCACACCCGTGTCGCGCCTGCCGATGCTTTCGGATGCGGAGCGGCGGGTCCTCGTGGCGAACGGATCCGCGATGCCCGTCAGCGCGGAGCCACCCGTGCATCAGCAGGTCCTGGCGCAGGCCCTGCGGACCCCTGACGCGGTGGCCGTGCGCTACGAGGCAGGCACCCTCACTTACGCGGAACTGGTCCGGCGCGCGACGCTGCTCGCCGAACATCTGCACTCGCGCGGTGCAGACGCGGAGTCGGTCGTCGGTGTCTGCGCGCCTCGTGGCGCGGAGTTCGTGACGGCCGAGCTGGGCGTGATGCTGTCCGGAGCCGCGTTCCTGCCCTTGGACCCGGAGCATCCGGCCGAACGGATCGCGCTCATCCTCGGTGACGCTGGCGTACGCCAGGTGGTCACCACAGGGCCGCTCGCCGAACGACTTCCCTCCACGGTGGAGCGCGTGCGCATCGAGCCCTTCCATGGCCCCGGCACGCCCCAGGGCCGCCTGCCCACGGAGGTGCGGCCCGAACAGCGGGCCTACGTCATGTACACCTCGGGCTCCACGGGCGTCCCCAAGGGCGTGGTGGTGGAGCACGGCGCACTGGCCCACCTCGTCGGGTGGCACCGGCGCGCGTTTGGACTGGAGCCGAACAGCCGCACCACGCTGCTCTACTCGCCCGCGTTCGATCCGTCTGTCGCGGAGCTCTGGCCTGCCCTCACCGCGGGCGCGACGTTGCATGTCCCCGGACAGGACGTGCGCCTGTCCCCGGAGCGGCTCCAGTCATGGCTCCTCTCCGAGCGCATCACCTTCACGGACCTGCCCACCGCGCTGGCGGAACGACTGCTGGCCCTGCCATGGCCGGCGTCGTGCGAGCTGCGCACGGTGCTCGCGGGCGGTGACCGGCTCCACGCGCGGCCCGTGCCCGGGTTGCCGTGGCGGCTGTTCAATCAGTACGGCCCCACCGAGACCACCGTGACGGCCACCTCCGGCGAGGTGCTGCCCGCGGGGCCCATCGAGACACTGCCCGCCATCGGCCAGCCCATCGACGGGACCACGGCCCATGTCCTGGACGCGGAGCTGCAACCTGTCCCCTCGGGCGTCGCGGGAGAGCTTTACATCGGCGGTGCCGGTGTGGCGCGCGGCTATCTGAACCGCCCGGACCTCACCGCCGCGAGCTTCGTCCCCGACCCGTACGCGGCCCATCCAGGCGCGCGCATGTACCGTACGGGCGACCGGGTCCTGTGTCGGGCGGACGGGACGCTCGAGTTCCTGGGCCGCATGGACGCGCAGCTCAAGATCCGGGGCTTCCGCGTGGAGCCCGCGGAGGTCGCTGTCCGCCTGCGCACGCATCCGGGACTCGCGGCGGCGCACGTCCGCGCGTGGAGTCCTCCCGGTGGCGCGCCCCAGCTGGTCGGCTACCTGGTGCCTCTCGCGGGTCAGCCCCTGCCCACACCGGCGCGGCTGCGTGAGCACCTGTCGCGTGAGCTGCCGGCGTACATGATCCCCTCCGCGTATGTGGAGCTGAAGGCGCTGCCGCTCACCCACGGTGGCAAGGTGGATGAACGGGCGCTGCCCGAACCCACGCCCGGAACCCAGGCGCCTCGGGTCCCGCTCGCGAACGAGCACGAACGGCGGATTGCCGGCATCTGGTGCGAGACGCTGCGCCTGGAGCACGTGGGCGCGGAGGACAACTTCTTCGACCTCGGGGGGCACTCGCTGCTGCTGGCGCAGGTGCAGTACCTCCTGAAGCACCGCATGGGCCATGACGTGCCCATGGTGACGCTGTTCGAGTTCCCCACCGTCCGCGTGCTCGCCAGTCATCTCCAGGGCCGGGACGATGGTGGAGAGGCCGAGGCCGCGCAGGCGCAGCGCCAGGAGCAACGGCGCAGTGGCCGTGCGCGCCTGTTGGGCCGTCAGGGCCGGCTGTCGTCGGACCGCTCGCGGGAGGAAGTGGAATGA